Proteins encoded in a region of the Bartonella taylorii genome:
- a CDS encoding SLC13 family permease has translation MTENQIIAFSIIGLMMIVFIWDRFRYDLVAICTLLIACSVGLVSPKEAFSGFSNDIVIIVGSVFVVSTAVSRSGIMEFIIQRIWPDVKSVRLQLAFLVISVVVLSMFVKNIGALAIMLPIAFQFARRSQVSPSVFLMPMAFGSLLGGLMTQIGTSPNVVISAMQERLTGIPFTMFDFTPVGLAVATAGVLYLIFFSWRLPVRVRSGVSFDDAIDIRNYVSEVHIPTNSPIVGKTIVDLVKPSGGDVMVIQIIRNTVFISPLPDFVLSENDIVLLEGSHTGLESVMNFARLEFSTGRTISTGDKDSDIDIIEAVITHNSPLIGISAKEFLLFDHYDVNLLALSRQHERVRGRLGDIVFHLGDVIVLQGQDMVIPNLLRELKCLPLAKRNIVFGNLRHGFVSLAILFIAIIFTAFHIVPVAFSFFSAAAAMVIFRVLPARDLYQALDGQILVLLATLIPVSEALEKTGCTDLIGQWLSQLAVFFPPSGALALMLITAMLVTPFLNNAATVMMVAPIASSFAHSLHYKPEAFLMAVAIGAGCEFLTPIGHQSNMLVMAPGGYRFSDYPRFGAPLAVLIVIVAVPMLMWIWPLQ, from the coding sequence ATGACAGAAAATCAAATAATAGCTTTTTCAATCATTGGTCTTATGATGATTGTTTTTATTTGGGATCGATTCCGTTATGATCTTGTCGCTATTTGTACATTATTGATTGCTTGTAGTGTGGGACTTGTCAGTCCGAAGGAGGCGTTTAGCGGTTTTAGTAATGATATTGTTATTATTGTAGGGAGTGTGTTTGTTGTCAGTACGGCTGTATCGCGTTCTGGTATAATGGAATTTATTATCCAACGGATATGGCCAGATGTGAAATCAGTACGTCTTCAATTGGCTTTTTTAGTTATTTCTGTAGTGGTTTTGTCGATGTTTGTTAAAAACATTGGTGCTTTAGCTATCATGCTTCCGATTGCCTTTCAATTTGCTCGTCGTTCTCAGGTTTCACCCTCTGTCTTTTTGATGCCTATGGCATTTGGTTCTTTGTTGGGCGGTCTTATGACACAGATAGGGACTTCACCCAACGTTGTCATTTCAGCTATGCAGGAACGTTTAACGGGGATTCCCTTTACTATGTTTGATTTTACGCCGGTCGGTTTAGCTGTTGCTACTGCTGGTGTATTATATTTGATCTTTTTTTCTTGGCGTTTACCTGTGCGTGTACGTTCAGGTGTATCGTTTGATGATGCTATTGATATTCGTAACTATGTTTCGGAAGTGCATATCCCAACGAATTCACCGATTGTGGGAAAAACTATTGTTGACCTCGTCAAGCCATCAGGTGGTGATGTCATGGTGATTCAAATCATAAGAAACACAGTATTTATTTCACCATTACCAGATTTTGTTTTATCTGAAAACGATATTGTTTTGCTAGAAGGTTCGCATACAGGATTAGAAAGTGTGATGAATTTTGCACGTTTAGAATTTTCTACGGGTCGAACTATTTCTACGGGTGATAAGGATAGTGATATAGATATTATTGAGGCAGTCATCACACATAATTCGCCTCTTATTGGTATCAGTGCGAAAGAGTTTTTGCTATTTGATCACTATGATGTGAATTTGCTTGCGTTAAGTCGCCAGCATGAAAGGGTGCGGGGAAGGCTTGGTGATATTGTTTTCCATCTTGGAGATGTGATTGTTTTGCAGGGACAGGATATGGTTATTCCAAATTTATTACGGGAGTTGAAATGTTTACCCTTAGCAAAGCGTAATATTGTGTTTGGTAATTTACGACATGGTTTTGTATCTTTAGCTATTCTCTTTATAGCGATTATTTTTACAGCTTTTCATATCGTACCAGTTGCCTTTTCTTTTTTTTCTGCTGCTGCTGCTATGGTTATCTTTCGAGTTTTGCCAGCGCGTGATTTGTATCAAGCATTAGATGGCCAAATATTAGTATTATTAGCAACTCTTATTCCCGTGAGTGAAGCGCTAGAGAAGACAGGATGTACAGATCTCATTGGTCAATGGCTTAGCCAATTGGCGGTATTTTTCCCACCGTCTGGTGCATTAGCTCTTATGTTGATTACAGCCATGTTGGTAACACCATTTTTGAATAATGCAGCAACAGTTATGATGGTAGCTCCCATTGCGTCAAGTTTTGCTCATTCTCTTCATTATAAGCCTGAAGCTTTTCTGATGGCTGTTGCAATTGGCGCAGGATGTGAGTTTCTTACACCTATTGGGCATCAAAGTAATATGCTCGTGATGGCGCCAGGGGGATATCGTTTTAGTGATTACCCACGCTTTGGGGCTCCATTGGCAGTCTTGATAGTTATTGTTGCTGTGCCAATGCTCATGTGGATTTGGCCATTGCAATAG
- a CDS encoding tetratricopeptide repeat protein: MSYDSFIAEVNAEFRQEKALAFWRRYGVLVVVAAIIFVLMIIIYQIYHHEQIKKAGHIGDTFVKSLDFADTRHFDEAMKQLENVKVSNFGGYPFLARLREASLLMEQGDFVKSVEAFDSVATDEKAPQILRKVAKIRAAYILVDTGTLDDVKKRVKDMENDIDPMRMSAREVLGLAAYKADKMDEAVDYFRKISKEGALGLKITDRARIMLELMQAEGKANKE, from the coding sequence ATGTCGTATGATAGTTTTATTGCTGAAGTTAATGCTGAATTTCGTCAGGAAAAGGCTCTTGCGTTTTGGAGACGTTATGGTGTTTTGGTTGTTGTTGCAGCCATTATTTTTGTCCTGATGATCATTATTTATCAAATTTACCATCATGAGCAAATAAAGAAAGCTGGTCATATTGGTGATACATTTGTAAAAAGCCTTGATTTTGCAGATACACGTCATTTTGATGAAGCGATGAAGCAATTAGAAAATGTTAAAGTCTCTAACTTTGGGGGATATCCTTTTCTAGCTCGTTTGCGTGAGGCTTCTTTACTCATGGAACAAGGCGATTTTGTCAAATCAGTGGAGGCCTTTGATTCTGTTGCAACTGATGAAAAAGCACCACAAATTTTGCGGAAAGTTGCAAAAATTCGAGCAGCTTATATTTTGGTTGATACAGGAACCTTAGATGATGTCAAAAAGCGTGTTAAAGATATGGAAAATGATATTGATCCTATGCGGATGTCTGCTAGAGAGGTTTTGGGTTTAGCAGCATATAAAGCTGATAAGATGGATGAGGCAGTTGATTATTTTCGCAAGATTTCTAAAGAAGGTGCGCTCGGATTAAAAATAACTGATCGGGCTCGGATTATGCTTGAGCTTATGCAAGCTGAAGGCAAGGCAAATAAGGAATAA
- a CDS encoding AtpZ/AtpI family protein, translating to MAEGGKPVVPREGAEEKEQGGFFHSEDLECRSKNLGRALMRKKALKKREYGNEGEKQQGRMAHTIKLSSEFLASIIVSVVLGVGFDKLAGSSPWGLVFFLFLGFAAGVLSVLRSVGYITSSQLRQKGVLRQDKGTDKRSDK from the coding sequence ATGGCGGAGGGCGGTAAACCCGTTGTGCCACGGGAGGGAGCTGAAGAAAAAGAGCAAGGAGGCTTCTTTCATTCAGAGGATTTAGAATGTCGGAGTAAGAATTTAGGTAGAGCTTTAATGCGTAAGAAAGCATTAAAGAAGCGGGAGTATGGGAATGAGGGGGAAAAGCAACAAGGGAGGATGGCGCATACAATTAAGCTTTCCAGTGAGTTTCTGGCGAGTATTATTGTCAGCGTTGTTTTGGGGGTGGGATTTGATAAGTTAGCAGGTTCATCACCATGGGGGTTGGTGTTTTTTCTTTTTCTTGGATTTGCTGCTGGTGTATTAAGTGTTCTTCGGTCTGTGGGGTATATTACCTCCAGTCAATTAAGGCAAAAGGGCGTATTACGCCAAGATAAAGGGACCGATAAGCGGTCTGATAAATGA
- a CDS encoding F0F1 ATP synthase subunit B: MTDTFWAFVGLILFLALLVYFKIPQMVVRHLDARAKRIKDELDEALRLREEAQEVLAEYQRKHAEAEKDAQEIIAAAKHEVTAIIAQARAKAEEYVKNRNKLAEQKIAQAEADAIRMVSSSAIDLAVSAARTLIAKELDSNKANELIKESLGEESLTKMKTYLN, from the coding sequence ATGACTGATACTTTTTGGGCTTTTGTTGGGTTAATTCTTTTTCTGGCTCTTTTGGTTTATTTCAAAATTCCACAAATGGTTGTTCGCCATCTTGATGCCCGAGCAAAGCGTATCAAAGATGAGCTTGATGAAGCTCTGCGTCTTCGTGAAGAGGCACAGGAGGTTCTGGCTGAATATCAGCGGAAACATGCGGAAGCAGAGAAAGATGCCCAAGAGATTATTGCAGCAGCTAAGCATGAAGTTACAGCTATTATCGCTCAGGCTCGTGCAAAAGCAGAAGAATATGTGAAGAATCGCAATAAGTTAGCAGAGCAAAAAATTGCTCAAGCAGAAGCTGATGCAATACGTATGGTTTCTTCATCTGCTATCGATTTGGCAGTTTCCGCTGCACGTACGCTTATCGCAAAAGAATTAGATTCTAATAAAGCGAATGAACTTATTAAGGAATCTCTTGGTGAAGAATCTCTTACCAAAATGAAAACATATCTTAATTAA
- a CDS encoding F0F1 ATP synthase subunit B: MFVSSAYAQITERPIGHIKSVAEHADRVFPPFDFVYFGSHFFWLAISFGLFYLFISRVIVPRIGGVIETRRDRIASDLDQAMRMKQEADTVVETYERKLAEARSRAHDIAQVASEELKEKVELERKEIEESLGKKLADAEKQITKIRDKAMQNVGSIAEEVALEIVKKLTDVNISKEAVRSVIKIVDY, from the coding sequence ATGTTTGTTTCCAGCGCTTATGCACAGATCACTGAAAGGCCTATAGGACATATCAAGAGTGTGGCAGAACATGCGGATCGTGTGTTTCCACCTTTTGATTTTGTGTATTTTGGTTCGCACTTTTTTTGGTTGGCAATTTCTTTTGGTCTTTTTTATCTCTTTATCTCTCGCGTAATTGTACCGCGTATTGGCGGTGTTATTGAAACACGTCGAGATCGAATCGCATCTGATTTGGATCAAGCAATGCGTATGAAGCAGGAAGCGGATACCGTAGTTGAAACTTACGAGCGGAAATTGGCAGAGGCTCGTTCGCGGGCACATGATATAGCACAAGTAGCGAGTGAAGAGTTAAAAGAAAAGGTTGAGCTTGAACGAAAGGAAATTGAAGAAAGTTTGGGGAAAAAGTTAGCAGATGCTGAAAAACAGATAACAAAAATTCGGGATAAGGCTATGCAAAATGTTGGTTCTATTGCCGAAGAAGTGGCTCTTGAAATCGTAAAAAAATTGACTGATGTTAATATTAGCAAAGAGGCTGTTCGTTCAGTTATTAAAATTGTCGATTACTGA
- a CDS encoding F0F1 ATP synthase subunit A, translating into MTSHAPDPIHQFEVSRLIKISIGDMDLSFTNVSFFIVATVVVTSVFLFISSSSRGLVPTRMQSLSEMAYEFVASTLRESSGVQGMQFFPLVFSLFTFILVANFIGLFPYFYTITSQIMITFSLAMVVILTVIGYGFYKHGVSFLRLFVPSGVPVVVLPLVTMIEVISFLSRPISLSLRLFANMLAGHITLKVFSGFIVSMIGVGIVGVGGSVLPLIMTVAITALEFLVAFLQAYVFTVLTCMYLNDAVHPGH; encoded by the coding sequence GTGACATCGCACGCTCCAGATCCTATCCATCAGTTTGAAGTTTCACGACTGATTAAGATTTCCATAGGAGATATGGATTTATCGTTTACAAATGTATCATTTTTTATAGTAGCTACAGTTGTTGTAACTTCAGTTTTTCTCTTCATTTCGTCATCAAGTCGTGGATTAGTCCCAACACGAATGCAGTCTCTTTCAGAAATGGCGTATGAATTTGTAGCGTCGACTTTGCGGGAATCATCTGGTGTGCAGGGAATGCAATTTTTCCCTTTAGTTTTTTCCCTATTTACTTTTATTTTGGTTGCCAATTTTATTGGTCTTTTCCCTTATTTTTATACAATTACCTCTCAGATTATGATCACGTTTTCTTTGGCTATGGTAGTGATTTTGACGGTCATTGGTTATGGTTTTTATAAGCATGGAGTCAGTTTTTTGAGATTGTTTGTTCCTAGTGGCGTGCCTGTTGTAGTTTTGCCTTTGGTTACGATGATTGAGGTTATTTCTTTTCTTTCTCGTCCTATCAGTCTTTCACTTCGTCTTTTTGCTAATATGCTCGCTGGTCATATTACTCTCAAAGTATTTTCTGGTTTTATTGTCTCAATGATTGGGGTAGGGATTGTAGGTGTTGGTGGTTCGGTTTTACCGCTTATCATGACTGTAGCGATTACTGCTCTTGAATTTTTGGTTGCATTTCTTCAGGCTTATGTCTTTACGGTTCTAACTTGTATGTATCTTAATGATGCAGTTCATCCAGGACATTAA
- a CDS encoding F0F1 ATP synthase subunit C, producing the protein MELVLAAKYIGAGLACFGMAGTALGLGNIFGSYLSGALRNPSAADSQFGRLVFGFAVTEALGIFSLLIALLLLFGV; encoded by the coding sequence ATGGAATTAGTGCTTGCAGCAAAATATATTGGAGCTGGTCTTGCTTGCTTTGGTATGGCGGGGACAGCTTTGGGCCTTGGAAATATTTTTGGTAGCTATCTTTCTGGTGCATTACGCAATCCATCAGCAGCAGATAGTCAGTTTGGTCGTCTCGTCTTTGGTTTTGCTGTGACGGAAGCTTTGGGTATTTTTTCATTGCTCATTGCTTTATTGCTTCTTTTTGGGGTTTGA
- the nhaA gene encoding Na+/H+ antiporter NhaA: MSDLSSNRLPNRASRVTNQALSAIERFLHIEALSGIVLLLAAAAALVFANSEYASLYESFWHTPFGFNFGHFTLSWDLHFWVNDALMTVFFLVAGMEIRREIHEGALADFKQAVLPIVAAIGGVCLPAIIYLSFNFNGGHTHGWAVPTATDIAFALGILALLGKKIPSNLHIILLSLAIIDDIIAVLIIAFFYSTNIDPSGLVIAAAGIALVLFFQWIGLASAWLYVLPGAIIWWGLMVTGVHPSLAGVILGMMTPVFPTRTLVAPLTMLSNAMQVLQEKNTKTDLHHISTALKKMRKGQRDMIAPVTRVQKALHPWVAYGVMPIFAFANAGVSFTNFDLSSHESFLIVSGVVIGLFAGKPLGIITASYLAVKSGLCRLPPHMTWSGILLIGFLAGIGFTMSIFVSMLAFKDIILLDSAKIGVLCGSGLSALFGLGYGVVYIKRNKKMPYSSQ, from the coding sequence ATGTCTGATTTATCTTCAAATCGCCTACCTAATCGCGCTTCTCGTGTCACAAATCAAGCGCTTTCCGCTATCGAGCGTTTTCTCCATATTGAAGCTCTCAGCGGCATTGTGCTTTTATTAGCTGCTGCTGCTGCACTCGTTTTTGCCAATTCTGAATATGCTTCTCTCTATGAATCCTTTTGGCATACACCTTTTGGCTTTAACTTTGGTCATTTCACCCTCTCATGGGATTTACATTTCTGGGTTAATGATGCTCTCATGACTGTTTTCTTTCTCGTCGCGGGAATGGAAATCCGGCGTGAAATTCATGAAGGAGCTCTCGCGGATTTTAAACAAGCAGTTTTACCAATTGTTGCAGCAATAGGTGGAGTTTGTCTCCCTGCAATTATTTATCTCAGTTTCAACTTTAACGGGGGACATACACATGGTTGGGCTGTACCAACAGCTACAGATATTGCCTTTGCGTTAGGTATTCTAGCTCTTCTTGGAAAAAAGATTCCTTCTAATCTTCATATCATTCTCTTATCCCTAGCGATTATTGATGACATTATCGCTGTTCTTATTATTGCTTTCTTCTACTCGACGAACATTGATCCTAGTGGTTTAGTTATTGCAGCTGCAGGTATTGCCTTAGTGTTATTTTTTCAATGGATTGGCCTCGCATCGGCATGGCTTTACGTTCTACCCGGTGCAATCATCTGGTGGGGCTTAATGGTAACAGGGGTTCATCCATCACTTGCTGGCGTAATTTTAGGCATGATGACTCCAGTTTTTCCTACTCGTACCCTTGTAGCACCGCTCACCATGTTAAGTAACGCAATGCAAGTTCTTCAGGAAAAGAATACGAAAACGGACCTGCATCATATCTCGACTGCGTTGAAAAAAATGCGCAAAGGACAGCGCGATATGATTGCTCCAGTAACGCGTGTTCAGAAAGCATTGCATCCATGGGTTGCGTACGGCGTTATGCCAATTTTTGCCTTTGCAAATGCTGGTGTTAGTTTTACTAATTTTGACCTTTCTTCTCATGAATCATTCTTGATTGTATCCGGTGTGGTTATTGGTCTCTTTGCCGGTAAACCTTTGGGTATTATCACTGCCAGTTATTTGGCAGTAAAATCAGGATTATGCCGCCTACCTCCTCATATGACATGGTCAGGAATTTTGCTCATTGGATTTTTAGCAGGAATTGGCTTTACAATGTCTATCTTTGTCTCAATGCTTGCTTTTAAAGATATTATTCTACTTGATTCCGCAAAAATTGGAGTGCTTTGTGGATCTGGTTTATCTGCTCTCTTCGGCCTTGGATATGGAGTTGTCTACATTAAGCGCAATAAAAAAATGCCTTATAGCTCCCAATAA
- the glyS gene encoding glycine--tRNA ligase subunit beta: MSDLLLELFSEEIPARMQRKAAADLKKSVTDQLVKAGLTYKVACEYWTPRRLTLDVRGISMRSKDIYEERKGPNTKSPQHVIDGFLRATGLSNISEAQIAHDNKKGDFYIAKIIKKGRKAEEIIADILPNIIRNFPWPKSMRWGEDSAKSGVLKWVRSLQNILCVFGPEIGETYVIPFTIDSLKSNNLTYGHRFLSDGKPLQIRRFDDYIAQLEAHKVILDAERRKNIILADAQNLCFANGLELVQDNALLEEIAGLVEWPVVLIGNFDKSFLDIPPEIIRLTIRAHQKCFVTRNQGEKIKLSHHFILVSNILASDEGKEISKGNSKVVCARLSDALYFWQTDQHNLPDIKQLESSAKKFDLDLKKPLDQRMARLDHLNVTFHAKLGTQGARVERIATLAQKIAPLVQTDPLLAKRAAVLAKADLQTEVVGEFSELQGLIGRKYALLQGESPRVAEAIEDHYKPLGPTDRVPHEPLAITIALADKIDTLIGFWLINEKPTGSKDPYALRRAALGIIKLVLSRDWKINLMPLFNLATNLFLQQKIKQEISPIETEQPQNILSEKVQYILTDLLSFFHERLKIYLKEEGARYDAIEAVLNKDADDFLLVTRRVEALIAFINTSEGSSFLAAVKRTVNILENAFPKGTIIANEITPELFIEKEEKQLYQEIIEVEKKVHNHISAINLSGALNTLAQLGKFIDIFFEKVLVNDKNPDIRTNRLALLKRIHTITEVVADFSKLVI; encoded by the coding sequence ATGTCTGATCTTCTTCTGGAACTTTTTAGCGAAGAAATCCCTGCTCGCATGCAACGCAAAGCTGCTGCTGACCTCAAAAAATCTGTTACAGATCAACTTGTGAAGGCGGGATTAACCTATAAAGTTGCCTGTGAATATTGGACACCTCGTCGACTAACATTAGACGTACGTGGAATTTCTATGCGCTCAAAAGATATCTATGAAGAACGCAAAGGACCCAATACAAAATCACCGCAGCACGTAATTGATGGCTTCCTGCGCGCGACAGGACTGAGTAATATTTCTGAAGCACAGATTGCACATGATAATAAAAAAGGTGATTTTTATATCGCTAAAATCATCAAGAAAGGTCGGAAAGCAGAAGAAATTATTGCCGATATTTTACCAAATATTATTCGCAATTTTCCATGGCCAAAGTCTATGCGTTGGGGTGAAGATTCAGCAAAAAGTGGAGTACTAAAGTGGGTTCGATCTTTACAAAACATTCTTTGCGTCTTCGGACCAGAAATTGGTGAAACCTATGTTATTCCATTTACAATTGATTCTCTCAAAAGCAATAATCTAACCTATGGTCATCGCTTCTTAAGTGACGGAAAACCACTCCAAATTCGCCGCTTTGATGATTATATTGCTCAACTTGAAGCCCATAAAGTTATTCTCGATGCCGAAAGGCGAAAGAATATTATTTTGGCGGATGCTCAAAATCTTTGCTTCGCAAACGGTTTAGAACTGGTTCAAGATAATGCCCTTTTAGAAGAAATTGCTGGCCTTGTTGAATGGCCTGTTGTCCTTATAGGTAATTTTGACAAATCTTTCCTTGATATTCCTCCAGAAATCATTCGCTTGACCATTCGAGCTCACCAAAAATGTTTTGTAACCCGTAATCAAGGCGAAAAGATCAAGCTCTCTCATCATTTTATTCTCGTTTCTAATATCCTTGCAAGTGATGAAGGAAAAGAAATTTCTAAAGGAAATAGTAAAGTTGTCTGTGCTCGTCTTTCCGACGCACTCTATTTTTGGCAAACAGACCAGCATAATTTGCCTGATATCAAGCAGTTGGAATCTTCTGCAAAAAAATTTGATCTTGATTTAAAGAAACCTCTCGATCAAAGGATGGCACGACTTGATCATTTAAATGTAACTTTCCATGCAAAATTAGGTACACAAGGTGCAAGAGTAGAACGAATTGCTACCTTAGCACAAAAAATTGCTCCTTTAGTGCAAACGGACCCTCTCTTAGCTAAACGTGCAGCAGTACTTGCAAAAGCTGATTTACAGACAGAAGTTGTCGGAGAATTTTCTGAACTGCAAGGTCTAATAGGACGAAAATACGCTCTTCTCCAAGGAGAAAGTCCTCGCGTAGCTGAAGCAATTGAAGACCACTATAAACCCCTAGGGCCCACAGATCGTGTTCCACATGAACCTCTTGCTATAACCATTGCGCTAGCTGATAAAATTGATACGCTCATTGGTTTTTGGCTCATTAATGAAAAACCAACCGGTTCAAAAGATCCCTATGCGTTAAGACGAGCAGCATTAGGAATTATTAAGCTTGTTCTTTCGCGTGACTGGAAAATCAATCTTATGCCACTGTTTAATCTGGCAACAAATCTTTTTTTACAACAAAAAATAAAACAGGAAATATCTCCAATAGAAACTGAACAGCCGCAGAATATACTTTCAGAAAAAGTACAATATATTTTAACAGACCTGTTGTCCTTTTTTCATGAACGTTTAAAAATCTATCTAAAAGAAGAAGGTGCTCGTTATGATGCTATTGAAGCAGTCTTAAACAAAGATGCTGATGACTTTTTGTTAGTCACGCGTCGTGTTGAAGCACTCATTGCTTTTATAAATACAAGTGAGGGAAGCAGCTTTTTAGCCGCTGTAAAACGCACTGTAAATATTCTTGAAAATGCATTCCCAAAAGGCACCATAATAGCAAACGAAATTACTCCTGAACTCTTTATTGAAAAAGAAGAAAAACAGCTTTATCAAGAAATCATTGAGGTAGAAAAAAAAGTTCATAATCACATCAGTGCAATAAATTTATCAGGTGCACTCAATACGCTAGCTCAACTCGGAAAATTTATCGATATATTTTTCGAAAAAGTATTGGTGAACGATAAAAATCCTGATATTCGCACTAACCGTCTCGCTCTTCTCAAACGTATCCATACCATTACAGAAGTAGTAGCAGACTTCTCGAAACTTGTAATTTAA
- the der gene encoding ribosome biogenesis GTPase Der encodes MSLTIAIVGRPNVGKSTLFNRLVGQKLALVDDKPGVTRDRRIHKAKLQDLRFDVIDTAGLEEAGDHTLEGRMRSHTKAAIDEADLILFMFDVKSGITPSDLNFASLVRKSGKPIVLVANKSESKAAMGGEYEAWSLGLGEPCPISAEHGLGLSDLRDVIIDAIGREKALKSRIKEEHIAIQPESVCDDVDDFEEEGSVYDESKPIRIAVAGRPNTGKSTLINRMLGQDRLLTGPEAGLTRDSISVDWKWNGRHVKLFDTAGLRRKSKIQEKLEKLSVADTLRAIRFAEVVVIVFDATAPFEKQDLQIADLVIREGRVPLIAFNKWDLIENSQVTLIDLHEKCTRLLPQVRGLRAVPLSGQYGQGIDKLMENVMIMHRVWNRRISTAKLNRWLETVVTHHPPPAVSGRRLKVKYITQIKTRPPGFVISCSRPKVMPQSYIRYLSNGLRDTFDMLGVPIRISLRASDNPFAARSRKK; translated from the coding sequence ATGAGCCTTACCATTGCTATAGTTGGTCGCCCCAATGTTGGGAAGTCAACACTCTTTAATCGTTTGGTTGGGCAAAAATTGGCTTTGGTTGATGATAAGCCAGGTGTAACTCGTGATCGGCGTATTCATAAGGCAAAACTTCAAGATCTACGTTTTGATGTAATTGATACAGCTGGGTTGGAAGAAGCGGGTGATCATACACTTGAAGGTCGTATGCGCTCTCATACAAAGGCTGCCATTGATGAAGCAGATCTCATTTTATTTATGTTTGATGTGAAGAGCGGAATAACGCCGAGTGATTTAAATTTTGCTTCATTGGTTCGCAAGTCAGGGAAACCGATTGTGCTTGTTGCTAATAAATCTGAGTCAAAAGCAGCTATGGGGGGAGAATATGAAGCGTGGTCATTAGGTTTGGGGGAACCTTGCCCAATATCTGCTGAACATGGTTTGGGTCTCTCAGATCTTCGTGATGTAATTATCGATGCTATTGGTAGAGAAAAAGCTTTAAAGAGTAGGATCAAAGAAGAACATATTGCTATACAGCCAGAATCTGTTTGTGATGATGTGGATGACTTTGAGGAGGAGGGCTCTGTTTACGATGAAAGTAAACCCATTCGAATCGCGGTTGCTGGTCGTCCAAATACAGGAAAATCAACCCTCATCAATAGGATGTTGGGACAAGATCGTTTATTGACAGGACCTGAAGCGGGGCTTACGCGTGATTCCATTTCTGTAGATTGGAAATGGAATGGTCGTCACGTTAAACTTTTTGATACTGCAGGACTGCGTCGCAAATCAAAGATTCAAGAAAAATTAGAAAAACTTTCCGTTGCCGATACTTTACGTGCAATTCGTTTCGCAGAGGTGGTCGTGATCGTTTTTGATGCAACTGCGCCTTTTGAAAAGCAGGATTTACAAATTGCTGATCTTGTGATTCGTGAAGGACGGGTTCCACTTATTGCTTTTAATAAATGGGATCTTATTGAAAATAGTCAGGTAACATTAATTGATTTGCATGAAAAATGTACTCGTCTTCTTCCTCAGGTTCGTGGTTTGAGAGCTGTCCCTTTATCGGGGCAATATGGTCAAGGCATTGATAAACTGATGGAAAATGTCATGATAATGCACCGTGTATGGAATCGCCGTATTTCCACGGCTAAATTAAACAGATGGCTTGAAACGGTTGTTACGCATCACCCACCACCTGCAGTTTCGGGACGTCGCCTTAAGGTTAAATATATAACACAGATTAAAACACGTCCTCCTGGATTTGTGATTTCTTGTTCACGACCAAAGGTAATGCCTCAATCATATATACGTTATCTTTCCAATGGATTACGTGATACATTTGATATGCTTGGTGTACCAATTCGCATATCATTACGAGCATCTGATAATCCTTTTGCAGCACGCTCCAGAAAGAAATGA